The Ornithinimicrobium faecis genome includes a window with the following:
- the glsA gene encoding glutaminase A — MTDQRVHDDLVAILEETREIGWGEPADYLRDVQRRDLDALAAAVCTTEGEVVGVGHHDRALALQSVSKAFTYAVALQECGLDRVLAFIGVEPSGEAFNELSQLSDGRPFNPLINAGAIMAQALVPGDTLEDREALLLDRYSALAGGQLEVSEEVLRAEQVRADRNFALAHMLASSGMLDVDPHEVVQGYLRQCSVEVTTTQLAVMGATFASGGRNPVSGERVFDERVVQQTLSVMLTCGMYDASGGWVTQVGIPAKSGVSGAMLGVVPGAMGLATWSPRLDSHGNSIRGVELFRRLSDRWDLHVLRHRDPLGQPTDGAADG; from the coding sequence ATGACCGACCAGCGTGTGCACGACGACCTCGTCGCGATCCTCGAGGAGACGCGAGAGATCGGCTGGGGTGAGCCGGCCGACTATCTGCGCGATGTCCAGCGACGAGACCTGGATGCCCTGGCGGCCGCCGTCTGCACCACGGAGGGTGAGGTGGTCGGGGTGGGCCATCACGACCGGGCGCTGGCGCTCCAGTCCGTCTCCAAGGCGTTCACGTATGCCGTGGCCCTCCAGGAGTGCGGGTTGGACCGGGTGCTGGCGTTTATCGGTGTTGAGCCGTCGGGGGAGGCCTTCAACGAGCTGTCGCAACTCAGCGACGGACGGCCCTTCAATCCGCTGATCAACGCCGGGGCGATCATGGCCCAGGCGCTGGTGCCTGGTGACACCCTTGAGGACCGGGAGGCTCTCCTGCTGGACCGCTATTCCGCGCTGGCAGGAGGTCAGCTGGAGGTCAGCGAGGAGGTCCTGCGAGCCGAGCAGGTCCGGGCCGACCGCAACTTCGCCCTGGCCCACATGCTGGCCTCCTCCGGCATGCTGGATGTCGACCCGCATGAGGTGGTCCAGGGCTATCTGCGCCAGTGCTCGGTCGAGGTCACGACCACGCAGCTGGCCGTGATGGGAGCGACCTTCGCCTCGGGCGGACGCAACCCGGTGTCGGGGGAGCGGGTCTTCGACGAGCGCGTGGTCCAACAGACACTGTCAGTCATGCTGACCTGCGGGATGTATGACGCCAGCGGCGGCTGGGTGACCCAGGTGGGCATCCCCGCCAAGAGCGGCGTCTCGGGTGCGATGCTCGGCGTGGTCCCCGGCGCGATGGGGCTGGCCACCTGGTCTCCCCGGCTGGACAGCCATGGCAACTCGATCCGTGGTGTCGAGCTGTTCCGCCGGCTCAGCGACCGCTGGGACCTGCACGTGCTGCGGCACCGCGACCCGCTGGGTCAGCCCACCGACGGGGCGGCTGATGGCTGA
- a CDS encoding nitroreductase family deazaflavin-dependent oxidoreductase, which yields MADLVRTWGARLLQNRLFVRAPIPMFRAGLGFLFTRRLLMLEHVGRTSGAARFVVLEVVSEESPTSLVVASGFGPTAQWFRNLQAQPRCHVSIGTTRRHPAQARVLDEGERTRVLAAYQLEHPTAWEKLSAVITEATGETEPDIPLVRLDLSAGDAPQARFGPGEV from the coding sequence ATGGCTGACCTCGTGCGCACCTGGGGTGCGCGGTTGCTGCAGAACCGGCTGTTCGTGCGGGCGCCCATCCCGATGTTCCGCGCCGGTCTGGGCTTCCTGTTCACCCGGCGCCTGCTGATGCTCGAGCATGTGGGCCGCACGTCCGGTGCAGCCCGGTTCGTTGTCCTGGAGGTGGTGAGCGAGGAGTCGCCCACCTCCCTCGTGGTCGCGTCCGGTTTCGGGCCCACGGCACAGTGGTTCCGCAACCTGCAGGCGCAACCGCGCTGTCATGTCAGCATCGGGACGACGCGGCGCCACCCTGCGCAGGCACGTGTCCTGGATGAGGGGGAGCGGACGCGGGTCCTGGCGGCCTACCAACTCGAGCACCCGACGGCCTGGGAAAAGCTCTCTGCCGTGATCACCGAGGCGACGGGCGAGACCGAGCCGGACATCCCGCTGGTGCGGTTGGACCTGAGCGCCGGTGACGCACCACAGGCCCGGTTCGGCCCCGGCGAAGTGTGA
- a CDS encoding ABC transporter ATP-binding protein → MARSFPAVLPPALSGQELRLSYGHHEVVHGVDLSLTQGRVTALIGPNGSGKSTVLRSLARLHRPDTGNVALDDVEDVLTLHPKAFARRVTMLSQSRPTPGGVTVRDVVGFGRHPHRGRFRTADPDGPRAIEHALSITGVSTMADRGVDELSGGELQRVWLATCLAQDTGVLLLDEPTNHLDLRYQMDLLDLVRDLATEHGVAIGVVLHDLNHAATVADHVVLLDHGEVRATGTPAEVLTTDLLSEVYGIHVDVHLHPVSSRPVCEARSRHLASAELDHTADIVQPAAV, encoded by the coding sequence ATGGCCCGCTCCTTTCCCGCAGTTCTCCCGCCCGCCCTGAGCGGACAGGAACTGCGCTTGTCCTACGGTCACCACGAGGTGGTCCACGGCGTCGACCTGTCCCTGACCCAGGGGAGGGTCACGGCCCTCATCGGGCCCAACGGCTCGGGCAAGTCGACGGTGCTGCGGTCCCTGGCCAGGTTGCACCGACCGGACACCGGCAACGTTGCACTCGATGACGTCGAGGATGTGTTGACGCTGCACCCCAAAGCTTTTGCCCGGCGGGTCACGATGCTCTCCCAGAGCAGACCCACGCCAGGGGGAGTGACGGTGCGCGACGTGGTCGGGTTTGGCAGGCACCCGCACCGCGGTCGCTTCCGGACGGCTGACCCAGACGGACCGCGGGCCATCGAGCACGCACTGTCCATCACCGGGGTCAGCACGATGGCCGACCGCGGCGTGGACGAGCTGTCGGGTGGCGAGCTGCAGCGGGTCTGGCTGGCCACCTGTCTGGCCCAGGACACCGGGGTGCTCCTGCTGGACGAGCCCACCAACCACCTGGACCTGCGTTATCAGATGGACCTGCTGGACCTCGTCCGTGACCTGGCCACCGAGCACGGTGTGGCCATCGGGGTGGTCCTGCACGACCTCAACCACGCGGCCACCGTCGCCGACCACGTCGTGCTGCTTGACCACGGAGAGGTTCGCGCAACCGGGACACCCGCTGAGGTGCTGACCACGGACCTACTCTCCGAGGTCTACGGCATCCACGTGGACGTCCACCTCCACCCCGTCTCGAGCCGCCCAGTCTGTGAGGCACGCAGCCGGCACCTGGCGAGCGCCGAGCTGGACCACACGGCTGACATCGTCCAGCCCGCCGCTGTCTGA
- a CDS encoding ABC transporter substrate-binding protein, protein MHRPRHALVTGTLLVAALALTACGTTEDPEPAEQESAAADGESSADGESTPAVGDDAAATTAATTAAEQGSGGPVTYTDERGEHTLEEPATEVVSLEWGLTENLLALGVVPVGQADIEGYNTWDTVAPLDPEGVTDVGTRGEPSLSDITALDPDLIVTTTDLPDNVIGQLEDIAPVLAVRGSDSEDPLGYMRSTVELLGTATGTEVEAEAALGEFDAALTEGQAAIADAGLEGDEFVMADGWLNNGVVSVRMFTPGSYFGAIGEELGLVNAWTEGGDPDYGLAQTDVEGLTALDDLHFLYAANDSEADPFAEGLADNPIWAQLPFVTGDNVDRIPDGIWMFGGPQSGEAFIDATVDAVTAPE, encoded by the coding sequence ATGCACCGACCCCGTCACGCCCTGGTGACCGGAACCCTGCTGGTCGCTGCCCTCGCGCTCACCGCCTGCGGGACGACGGAGGACCCTGAGCCGGCCGAGCAGGAGAGCGCGGCCGCCGACGGCGAGTCATCCGCCGATGGCGAGTCAACCCCAGCAGTCGGGGATGACGCCGCGGCCACGACAGCCGCCACCACCGCAGCCGAGCAGGGGAGTGGTGGCCCCGTGACCTACACCGACGAGCGCGGCGAGCACACCCTCGAGGAACCGGCCACCGAGGTGGTCTCCCTGGAGTGGGGGCTGACCGAGAACCTCCTGGCGCTCGGCGTCGTGCCGGTCGGGCAGGCGGACATCGAGGGCTACAACACCTGGGACACGGTCGCGCCGCTGGACCCGGAGGGCGTCACCGATGTGGGGACGCGCGGCGAGCCCAGCCTGTCCGACATCACGGCGCTGGACCCGGATCTGATCGTGACCACGACCGACCTGCCAGACAACGTGATTGGCCAGCTCGAGGACATCGCGCCGGTCCTGGCCGTGCGGGGCTCGGACAGCGAGGACCCGTTGGGCTACATGCGCTCCACGGTCGAGCTGCTCGGCACCGCCACCGGCACCGAGGTGGAGGCCGAGGCCGCCCTGGGGGAGTTCGACGCCGCCCTGACCGAGGGGCAGGCCGCCATCGCGGACGCCGGCCTCGAGGGCGACGAGTTCGTGATGGCCGACGGCTGGCTCAACAACGGCGTCGTGTCGGTGCGGATGTTCACGCCGGGCTCCTACTTCGGGGCGATCGGCGAGGAGCTCGGGCTGGTCAACGCCTGGACCGAGGGCGGCGACCCCGACTACGGCCTGGCCCAGACCGACGTCGAGGGCCTCACTGCCCTCGACGACCTGCACTTCCTCTATGCCGCAAACGATTCCGAGGCTGACCCGTTCGCCGAGGGGCTGGCCGACAACCCGATCTGGGCACAGCTGCCCTTCGTCACGGGGGACAACGTGGACCGCATCCCGGACGGCATCTGGATGTTCGGCGGGCCGCAGTCCGGCGAGGCCTTCATCGACGCCACCGTCGACGCGGTGACCGCACCGGAGTGA
- a CDS encoding iron ABC transporter permease: protein MTTTTPPQHADLEPSGGRSAAGAPAPGESPRRGRVSVGGITGAFLTVIVLGVIVSGVHLTQGTGAVGAGDLWRWATGGDALDETAAVLLASRVPRLLAGLLVGVALGVSGALLQSVARNPLAAPDTLAVNAGAYLTVVAVAVLGLSVPFYLQGTLAFAGGLCAAMLVMALSRGGADGPTRLILAGSAITLALHSLVTMLLVLFEQETMGLFAWGSGSIVQSGTRTLTLALPVLVVGVGAALLLSRRMDLLALGDDAASVLGISVRRARVLSILVAVLLAALSVTVAGPIGFVGLAAPLIARMVARRIPGLGRHLVLLPFAALVGIVVVVGADVALRVLIPSAMTTAVPTGVVTSLLGAALLVWFARRLPDRGVGLDSSGQHGRPRTTSTYAVVAVSLSLALVGAGLAAVLLGDRLILLGDVANWWNDVSGREVTLEMGRRVPRVLAALLAGAALALAGTIVQAVCRNPLAEPGLLGVTSGAGLGAVGAILLVPGIGLWPMSASAVVGALVVTSLVFALAHRGGLSSTRLVLIGVGTQAGVMALIALLIVVTRPWEVNLALTWLAGSTYGRTMEQLVPVAVALLVIIPIAVLLRRELDVVALDEDTPRLLGVPLDRMRLLLLGTAAVLTAAAVVATGVVAFVGLVAPHAARALVGSRHSRVIPVAILLGAILVSGADTLGRWVLAPIQIPAGVGTALLGTPYFIYLLWRSRGRDT from the coding sequence GTGACCACGACCACCCCGCCGCAGCACGCCGACCTCGAGCCCTCGGGAGGTCGGTCTGCTGCCGGTGCCCCGGCGCCGGGGGAGTCGCCGCGCCGCGGCCGGGTGTCTGTCGGAGGCATCACGGGAGCCTTCCTGACCGTGATCGTCCTGGGGGTCATCGTCAGTGGGGTGCACCTGACCCAGGGGACCGGTGCGGTCGGGGCCGGTGACCTCTGGCGCTGGGCCACCGGGGGAGACGCGCTGGACGAGACAGCGGCAGTGCTGCTGGCCTCGCGGGTGCCCCGGCTCCTGGCCGGACTGCTGGTCGGCGTGGCCCTCGGCGTCTCTGGTGCCCTGCTGCAGTCGGTGGCCCGCAACCCCCTGGCCGCCCCCGACACCCTGGCGGTCAACGCCGGCGCCTATCTGACCGTTGTGGCCGTGGCGGTGCTGGGGCTGTCGGTGCCGTTCTACCTGCAGGGCACGCTCGCCTTCGCTGGTGGGCTCTGTGCCGCGATGCTGGTCATGGCGTTGTCCCGGGGCGGTGCTGACGGCCCCACCCGGCTCATCCTGGCGGGCTCGGCGATCACCCTGGCGCTCCACTCGCTCGTGACGATGCTCCTGGTCCTCTTCGAGCAGGAGACGATGGGCCTGTTCGCCTGGGGCAGTGGCTCGATCGTCCAGTCCGGCACGCGCACCCTGACCCTGGCGCTGCCGGTCCTCGTGGTGGGCGTGGGTGCTGCCCTGCTGCTGTCACGGCGGATGGACCTGCTGGCTCTGGGCGACGATGCTGCGTCGGTCCTGGGCATCTCGGTCCGGCGGGCGCGGGTGCTCTCCATCCTCGTGGCGGTCCTGCTGGCAGCCCTCTCGGTCACGGTGGCCGGACCGATCGGCTTTGTCGGTCTGGCTGCGCCCCTGATCGCCCGGATGGTGGCGCGTCGCATCCCCGGTCTCGGGCGGCACCTGGTCCTGCTTCCCTTCGCCGCGCTGGTCGGCATCGTGGTGGTGGTCGGGGCCGATGTTGCTCTGCGAGTGCTGATCCCGAGCGCGATGACCACCGCCGTGCCGACCGGCGTCGTCACCAGTCTGCTGGGCGCTGCCCTCCTGGTGTGGTTTGCCCGGCGGCTGCCGGACCGCGGTGTCGGCCTGGACTCGTCCGGCCAGCACGGTCGGCCCCGCACCACCTCGACGTATGCCGTGGTGGCGGTCTCCCTGTCCCTCGCCCTGGTTGGCGCCGGGCTGGCAGCTGTGCTGCTGGGGGACCGGTTAATCCTGCTCGGTGACGTCGCGAACTGGTGGAACGACGTCTCCGGCCGGGAGGTCACCCTGGAGATGGGCCGCCGGGTGCCACGGGTCCTGGCCGCGCTGCTGGCCGGGGCCGCCCTGGCCCTGGCGGGCACCATCGTGCAGGCCGTGTGCCGCAACCCGCTCGCCGAGCCCGGGCTGCTCGGTGTCACCTCGGGCGCCGGACTGGGTGCTGTCGGGGCCATCCTGCTGGTGCCCGGCATCGGCCTGTGGCCCATGTCGGCGTCCGCTGTCGTCGGAGCCCTCGTGGTCACCTCGCTGGTCTTCGCCCTGGCACACCGCGGGGGACTGAGCTCCACCCGGCTGGTGCTCATCGGCGTGGGGACCCAGGCCGGTGTGATGGCCCTGATTGCCCTGCTCATCGTGGTCACCCGGCCGTGGGAGGTGAACCTGGCGCTGACCTGGCTGGCCGGGTCGACCTATGGGCGCACGATGGAGCAGCTGGTGCCGGTGGCCGTGGCGCTGCTCGTGATCATCCCGATCGCCGTCCTGCTGCGCCGCGAGCTCGATGTCGTGGCGCTGGACGAGGACACCCCGCGCCTGCTCGGGGTGCCGTTGGACCGGATGCGACTGCTGTTGCTGGGCACGGCCGCGGTGCTCACGGCGGCCGCCGTGGTTGCGACGGGAGTGGTGGCGTTCGTCGGCCTGGTCGCACCGCACGCGGCCCGCGCCCTCGTCGGTTCCCGGCACTCGCGGGTGATCCCGGTCGCCATCCTGCTCGGCGCGATCCTCGTCTCCGGTGCGGACACTCTCGGGCGCTGGGTTCTGGCGCCGATCCAGATCCCGGCCGGTGTGGGCACCGCCCTGCTGGGCACTCCCTACTTCATCTATCTGCTGTGGCGCAGCCGCGGCCGCGACACCTGA
- a CDS encoding siderophore-interacting protein, producing MSTSTATATLTWRHFDVTVARLERLSPSFLRVTFTGDDLDEYADLGFDARTKLLFPVAGGFEHLPRGEDWFLRWRELPEAQRNPLRTYTTRAVRRETREVDVDVVLHGDAGPASRWANRVQLGDPLVLMGPNALAEGPHGGVEFRVPEAGRPVLLAGDETAVPAIATILSQLPAYSSGAAFLEVPQAGDRWEVPAPEGVSVTWLAREGRPHGELLVPAVQEAAGAMARTRTGGGVELEDVDIDADLLWELAAPGAGCEGELSAWFAGEAGVIKTLRRHLVRDLGIDRRSVSFMGYWRAGRAEN from the coding sequence ATGAGCACAAGCACTGCCACCGCCACCCTGACCTGGCGCCACTTCGACGTCACGGTTGCGCGCCTGGAGCGGCTCTCACCCAGCTTCCTGCGGGTGACCTTCACCGGGGACGACCTGGACGAGTATGCCGACCTTGGCTTCGACGCCCGGACCAAGCTGCTCTTCCCGGTGGCCGGCGGATTCGAGCACCTGCCACGCGGGGAGGACTGGTTCCTGCGGTGGCGCGAACTACCTGAGGCACAGCGCAATCCGCTGCGCACCTACACCACCCGGGCCGTGCGCCGGGAGACCCGCGAGGTCGACGTGGATGTCGTCCTGCACGGCGATGCCGGACCCGCCTCCCGGTGGGCCAACCGGGTGCAGCTCGGCGACCCGCTGGTGCTGATGGGCCCGAACGCCCTGGCCGAGGGACCGCACGGCGGGGTGGAGTTCCGGGTGCCGGAGGCGGGCCGACCGGTGCTGCTCGCTGGTGACGAGACCGCCGTCCCAGCTATCGCCACGATCCTGAGCCAGCTGCCGGCATACAGCAGTGGAGCGGCCTTCCTGGAGGTCCCCCAGGCCGGCGACCGCTGGGAAGTGCCCGCCCCCGAGGGAGTTTCGGTGACCTGGCTGGCCCGCGAGGGACGGCCACACGGCGAGCTTCTGGTGCCCGCGGTGCAGGAGGCGGCCGGAGCCATGGCCCGGACCCGCACAGGTGGGGGAGTCGAGTTGGAGGACGTCGACATCGACGCTGATCTCCTCTGGGAGTTGGCGGCGCCTGGCGCCGGCTGCGAGGGCGAGCTCTCCGCCTGGTTCGCGGGGGAGGCCGGCGTGATCAAGACCCTGCGCCGGCACCTGGTCCGTGACCTCGGCATCGACCGACGCTCAGTGTCCTTCATGGGCTACTGGCGGGCCGGTCGCGCCGAGAACTGA
- a CDS encoding class I SAM-dependent methyltransferase, whose protein sequence is MTSTNIYAFSTRTDEERRLQAQSASFDPLTQRLFNEVGLAPGMRVLDLGCGVGNVSRLAAAMVGPDGSVLGVDRDPLAIERSQRLTAAEHVSFQQADVNELATQVGGEFDAVVGRLVLPYVVDAAAVLRQAASLLRPGGLLCVQEPDLTYDWVSTPTPLWDETKSWFLETLTRLGADPRAGTTLFESFRAAGLPDPQLVLEAPVGGGPWSQAYGWAGGAIAAWPVAQQLGLLPAGADPDTLEERLEVEIAEHGGSVIGPPMFGAWVTLPNG, encoded by the coding sequence ATGACCAGCACGAACATCTACGCGTTCTCCACAAGAACCGACGAGGAGCGGCGCCTGCAGGCACAGTCGGCCTCCTTCGACCCCCTCACCCAGCGCCTGTTCAACGAGGTCGGGCTCGCCCCGGGGATGCGGGTCCTGGACCTGGGCTGCGGGGTTGGCAATGTCTCCCGACTCGCCGCCGCGATGGTGGGCCCGGATGGATCGGTCCTCGGTGTCGACCGGGACCCGTTGGCCATCGAGCGCTCCCAGCGGCTCACGGCTGCTGAGCACGTGAGCTTCCAGCAGGCAGACGTCAATGAGCTCGCCACTCAGGTCGGGGGCGAGTTTGACGCGGTGGTGGGCCGGCTCGTCCTGCCCTACGTCGTCGACGCCGCAGCGGTCCTGCGCCAGGCGGCCAGCCTGTTGCGCCCCGGTGGGCTGCTCTGTGTGCAGGAGCCGGACCTGACCTACGACTGGGTGAGCACCCCGACACCCCTGTGGGATGAGACCAAGAGCTGGTTCCTGGAGACTCTGACCCGCCTCGGCGCAGACCCACGCGCCGGCACCACCTTGTTCGAGTCCTTCCGGGCAGCGGGGCTGCCGGACCCGCAGCTGGTGCTCGAGGCCCCGGTCGGCGGCGGGCCCTGGTCTCAGGCCTACGGCTGGGCCGGAGGGGCAATTGCGGCGTGGCCGGTGGCTCAACAACTGGGACTTCTGCCCGCAGGGGCCGACCCCGACACCCTCGAGGAACGTCTCGAGGTCGAGATCGCCGAGCACGGGGGCTCGGTGATCGGGCCACCAATGTTCGGCGCCTGGGTGACTCTCCCGAACGGCTGA
- a CDS encoding NUDIX hydrolase, with protein sequence MTHPAGDRAVVPDPLAYDAALRERVAANLAGHERWVADLADRPHAAVAVVLVDSTAQDVVTWARDGDGMVDEDPRLPHKRLLGAAGGAAFLLCRRALTMRLHPGQFALPGGRLEPGESVVEAALRETHEEVGLELAPDQVLGLLDDYETRSGFVMTPVVVWGGAAQVRPDPSEVHAVFRIGLHQLQRPDSPRFTTIAESDRPVVSVPLGAALIHAPTAAVLVQLNWLGLLGLADPVHDFEQPVFAWR encoded by the coding sequence GTGACCCACCCCGCAGGAGACCGAGCAGTCGTCCCTGACCCCCTCGCTTATGACGCAGCCCTCCGGGAGCGGGTCGCGGCCAACTTGGCCGGACACGAGCGGTGGGTCGCCGACCTGGCCGACCGCCCACACGCCGCTGTCGCTGTCGTGCTCGTGGACTCCACGGCGCAGGACGTGGTGACCTGGGCCCGTGACGGGGACGGGATGGTGGATGAGGACCCGCGCCTGCCGCACAAGCGGCTGCTGGGTGCAGCGGGTGGCGCGGCTTTCCTGTTGTGTCGCAGGGCGCTGACGATGCGCCTGCACCCCGGCCAGTTCGCGCTGCCCGGTGGGCGGCTGGAGCCGGGGGAGAGCGTGGTCGAGGCGGCTCTGCGGGAGACGCACGAAGAGGTTGGACTGGAGCTGGCTCCCGACCAGGTGCTCGGGCTGCTCGACGACTATGAGACCCGGTCCGGGTTCGTGATGACGCCCGTTGTCGTCTGGGGTGGTGCGGCTCAGGTGCGACCAGACCCCAGTGAGGTGCATGCGGTCTTCCGGATTGGACTGCACCAACTGCAGCGCCCCGACTCGCCGCGCTTCACCACGATCGCCGAGAGTGACCGGCCGGTGGTGTCGGTGCCGCTGGGGGCGGCGTTGATCCACGCACCCACGGCGGCGGTCCTCGTGCAGCTCAACTGGCTGGGTCTGCTGGGGCTGGCCGACCCGGTGCACGACTTTGAGCAACCGGTGTTCGCGTGGCGATGA
- a CDS encoding class I SAM-dependent methyltransferase: protein MDLLLLDELGELPSGRIAVLDDAHGALAAALADRTSSSVVAHSDSLVNERRLTHLGVEIAADLTSALVGTQLVVLRLPKSLDALDEMARTAAQIGANDVRLVAGGRTKHMTPSMNAVLATSFEEVRASLGRQKSRVLHAAGPKAVKQPWPQQRHHDDLGLTVHAHGAVFAGTRLDAGTALLISQLHHLTDTEGTVVDLGCGTGILAALLARRFANVTAVDVSAAAVASARLTTSGSVDVRRADGLSEFADASIAAVVSNPPFHVGTTKDSTPTLKMIKDAGRVLISGGELLMVFNAHLPYLPRLKALGRTNILVRDNHYVVTRTIRD, encoded by the coding sequence GTGGACCTCCTCCTGCTCGACGAGCTCGGGGAACTCCCCTCGGGACGGATCGCGGTGCTCGATGACGCCCACGGCGCTCTGGCTGCGGCTCTGGCCGACCGGACGAGCTCGAGTGTGGTCGCGCATAGCGACAGTCTCGTCAACGAACGCCGGCTGACCCACCTGGGCGTGGAGATCGCCGCGGACCTCACCTCGGCCCTCGTCGGCACCCAACTGGTGGTGTTGCGGCTGCCCAAGTCGCTGGACGCCCTGGATGAGATGGCTCGGACCGCCGCCCAGATCGGCGCCAACGATGTCCGCCTGGTTGCCGGTGGGCGGACCAAGCACATGACTCCGTCGATGAATGCGGTGCTTGCCACGAGCTTCGAGGAGGTGCGAGCCAGCCTCGGGCGACAGAAGTCACGGGTCTTGCATGCAGCAGGGCCCAAGGCGGTGAAGCAGCCCTGGCCACAACAGCGACACCACGACGACCTTGGCCTGACCGTTCACGCTCACGGGGCCGTCTTCGCCGGCACTCGACTGGATGCAGGGACGGCGCTTCTGATCAGCCAACTGCACCACCTCACGGACACCGAAGGCACGGTCGTCGACCTCGGCTGCGGCACGGGCATCCTCGCCGCTCTCCTCGCCCGCAGATTCGCCAACGTGACGGCGGTCGACGTGTCTGCCGCGGCCGTCGCCTCAGCGCGACTGACCACCTCTGGCAGTGTCGACGTGCGCCGGGCAGACGGACTGAGCGAGTTTGCCGACGCCTCGATCGCCGCAGTCGTCAGCAATCCACCCTTCCACGTGGGCACGACCAAGGACTCCACCCCGACGCTGAAGATGATCAAGGACGCTGGACGGGTGTTGATCTCCGGCGGCGAACTGCTCATGGTGTTCAACGCACACCTGCCGTACCTGCCTCGGCTCAAGGCCCTGGGCCGGACCAACATCCTGGTCCGCGACAACCACTACGTGGTCACGCGGACGATCCGCGACTGA
- a CDS encoding class I SAM-dependent methyltransferase, which translates to MATLASHGTRTAANSCAYLLPVLEPGMSLLDVGCGPGTITLDLAQLVAPGQVVGLENVEAPLISARSRAKERGDTLTRFEVGDALHLPFEDDTFDVVHAHQVLQHLPDPVLALQEMARVCRAGGWVAVRDADYAAMAWHPASPELEEWRTLYRAVARANDAEPDAARHLRAWALAAALHEVSFTATAWNYADAETCQWWGESQAVRYGGQTFTEQAARQGATAESLDRIVAGWRAWGGAPDAWFMIPNGELLARIT; encoded by the coding sequence GTGGCGACGCTCGCCTCACACGGCACTCGGACGGCAGCCAACTCCTGCGCCTATCTCCTGCCTGTCCTCGAGCCGGGCATGAGCCTGCTGGACGTCGGGTGCGGACCCGGGACCATCACTCTCGACCTGGCCCAACTGGTGGCGCCAGGGCAGGTCGTCGGGCTTGAGAATGTGGAGGCCCCGCTGATCTCAGCGCGGTCGAGGGCGAAAGAACGAGGGGACACGCTGACCCGGTTCGAGGTCGGTGACGCGCTGCACCTGCCGTTCGAGGACGACACCTTCGACGTGGTCCACGCCCACCAGGTGCTGCAGCACCTGCCGGATCCGGTGCTGGCGCTCCAGGAGATGGCCCGCGTCTGCCGAGCCGGTGGTTGGGTGGCCGTCCGGGATGCCGACTACGCGGCCATGGCCTGGCATCCGGCCTCGCCCGAGCTGGAGGAGTGGCGCACGCTCTATCGTGCCGTGGCGCGGGCCAATGATGCTGAGCCGGACGCCGCGCGGCACCTGCGCGCTTGGGCACTGGCGGCAGCGCTGCACGAGGTGAGTTTCACAGCAACGGCGTGGAACTACGCCGATGCTGAGACGTGCCAGTGGTGGGGGGAGAGCCAGGCGGTGCGGTATGGCGGTCAGACCTTCACCGAGCAGGCTGCACGACAAGGGGCCACGGCTGAGAGCCTCGATCGGATCGTGGCCGGATGGCGTGCTTGGGGAGGAGCGCCGGACGCATGGTTCATGATCCCCAATGGTGAACTCCTGGCGCGGATCACGTGA
- a CDS encoding multicopper oxidase domain-containing protein, with protein sequence MAHRAGAAIGVRGHPSIPDQLVAEGDVVRFTVVNRSLETHPWHLHGHAVLIVSRDDTQASGSPLWVDTVDVRPGEVWEVAFRATNPGIWMNHCHNLPHAHEGMMLRLAYDGVHSPFTAH encoded by the coding sequence GTGGCGCACCGAGCCGGTGCTGCAATAGGCGTCCGTGGACACCCGTCGATCCCGGACCAACTGGTCGCTGAGGGCGATGTCGTGCGCTTCACCGTTGTCAATCGCAGCCTGGAGACCCACCCCTGGCACCTTCATGGCCATGCCGTGCTGATCGTGTCCCGGGACGACACCCAGGCCTCCGGGAGTCCCTTGTGGGTCGACACGGTCGACGTGCGTCCTGGCGAGGTCTGGGAGGTGGCCTTTCGTGCGACGAATCCTGGCATCTGGATGAATCACTGCCACAACCTGCCTCACGCACACGAGGGCATGATGCTCCGGCTGGCCTACGACGGCGTCCACAGCCCGTTCACCGCACACTAA
- a CDS encoding helix-turn-helix domain-containing protein encodes MGLQAAIDNGEAHDIALSDQLVRDRRVSTDAYCSTGSVRHAATRLHLHHSSVARRLENIGKRLGMELTTPSGLVRGQLALTAWRLRGPLPLP; translated from the coding sequence GTGGGTCTCCAGGCTGCGATTGACAACGGTGAAGCGCACGACATCGCCCTCAGCGACCAGTTGGTCCGGGATCGACGGGTGTCCACGGACGCCTATTGCAGCACCGGCTCGGTGCGCCACGCCGCCACTCGACTGCACCTGCACCACAGCAGCGTGGCGCGACGCCTCGAGAACATTGGCAAGAGGTTGGGCATGGAACTCACCACCCCCTCCGGGCTGGTCCGTGGCCAGCTAGCCCTCACCGCCTGGCGACTGCGGGGGCCACTCCCCCTCCCCTAG